In Columba livia isolate bColLiv1 breed racing homer chromosome Z, bColLiv1.pat.W.v2, whole genome shotgun sequence, one DNA window encodes the following:
- the CDC37L1 gene encoding hsp90 co-chaperone Cdc37-like 1, protein MALWLPRSRDGGAPPEEDEQRGQAPASRQRLPEVQIYSQGIELACQKEREFVKHSVECTWNLAEAQQKLGSLALHNSESCDQESAQARTEAAELKWREEEWRRKEEALNQRERQSLWNTDPVSKEVFNKSFINQKRKEDEDVSEPLMQKHEQKIRHFGMLSRWDDSQRFLSDHPYLVCEETSRYLMLWCFHLEAEQKRALMEQVAHQAVVMQFIIEIARSCNVDPRGCFRLFFQKAKTGEGYVEAFKNELEAFKTRVRISSQSPGFQSMLLHDLSVNPGLVGELTSFSQNAGDVQGSINTDVCSLTSVIQRDEEESKMMDTV, encoded by the exons ATGGCGCTGTGGCTCCCGCGCTCCCGGGACGGCGGCGCTCCGCCGGAGGAGGACGAGCAGCGGGGGCAGGCTCCGGCCTCCCGGCAGCGCCTGCCGGAAGTGCAG ATATACAGCCAAGGGATTGAATTGGCCtgccaaaaagaaagagagttTGTGAAGCATTCGGTAGAATGCACATGGAACCTAGCAGAAGCCCAGCAAAAACTTGGTAGCTTAGCGCTGCATAATTCAGAGTCCTGTGATCAGGAATCTGCTCAAGCAAGGACTGAAGCTGCAGAGTTGaaatggagagaggaagagtggaggagaaaagaagaagcaCTAAACCAGAGGGAAAGACAGAGTCTATGGAACACAGATCCTGTTAGTAAGGAGGTATTTAATAAG agttttattaatcaaaaaagaaaagaagatgaagatgtGTCTGAACCACTTATGcaaaaacatgaacaaaagaTTAGGCACTTTG GTATGCTGAGCAGATGGGATGACAGTCAAAGATTTTTGTCTGATCACCCATATCTTGTATGTGAAGAAACATCTAGGTATCTCATGTTGTGGTGTTTTCATCTAGAAGCTGAACAG aaaagagctCTGATGGAGCAAGTAGCACACCAAGCAGTTGTAATGCAGTTTATTATAGAAATTGCCAGAAGCTGCAATGTAGATCCAAGAGGTTGTTTTCGTCTCTTTTTCCAAAAAGCCAAA acaGGAGAAGGCTATGTtgaggcttttaaaaatgagcTTGAGGCATTCAAGACAAGGGTGAGAATCTCGTCACAATCACCTGGCTTTCAGTCTATGTTACTACATGATCTCAGTGTCAATCCTGGTCTTGTAGGAGAGCTgacatctttctcacag AACGCAGGTGATGTACAAGGTTCCATAAACACAGATGTCTGCAGCTTGACCTCTGTGATACAAAGAGATGAAGAAGAATCCAAAATGATGGACACAGTATAG